The DNA region acagacagacagacagacagacagacagacagacagacagacagacagacagacagacactttatTTAGGGAAATTCAGGTATGTTATTCTCAACACAACTCCAGTAGCTTTTCAtgaatttaatcattttaatttagaaTAGCCCAAGTTAAAGATTTAAATTATTTGGAAGATAATGTTAAATTATTCATAGGACAGCATATAACCAAATTCATTTTGTAGTATTCTCACAATTGGCACAGATTATTAATGATTGCTTTCATATTGTGGGTATGAAGATTAAATAACCAGTCATACTACCTTAAAACTGTTGAACCATTCAACCTTTTTATCAGCCGTCCAAatcaagtgtttttattttcattaacaaACCTATACacatatttcaaaaatattttttataaattggTAAACATAGTTTGCTGAACTTTAGGCATTATTGATCTGTGTACAGTTTAGCAATCTGTGCACACGGAATAATAAATCACATAAGTCACAACTGCTTGAGCTGGCACCTTTAGACAGACTCAGATGTTCACTAAGGTCATGTTTGTTGATCATGTTACGCCATATTATAGCCATTGTAggttatattgtatattgtctctactgtctatattttgtatatatattgttaatttattatatatttttaatgatcAATATCTCTATTTTAGTACTTTGATTATGCACCAATTTTTGTTCTTATGCACCAACTAAAccacagcaaattccttgtaggtgaaaacctacatggcaataaaaatgattctgataaaatatttataaataagagaattcagagaaaaaacattttgagattaaagtcatacatttacgagaaacacatttttgtcaaggaaccacatcgcttcactttgcaaggttagatcaacctcatcacaccacagacCTAATCAAATTATATTTTGCAATCGGATTCAGCAACAAGGAAATCTTTGTCATTTTCTCACAAGTGTCCGGACTTTGAAGAGACATTCCTGTGAATTGCTTTTCAGAAGAAAACTACATAGTGATTTGGATGAGATGATAGCTTTTGTGCATCAGGAACTAAAACACAATGGACAGATGGAGGATATCTCCATGTTCCATACTGTTGCAGCTCCTCACTAACGTGCGTGGGACATTCCCTGTTTACTTTCTAAGGTGCGATGAGGTTGAAACAATGTGATTTATCCGAGTTTCTTTCACGTGACTGCAATCTCggaattctttttttattttcagggaGATTTTACCCCCCCTCtctgtaattattgtttttttttacctacaatggccctaatacgctGTCATATATTTGCAATTCTAATAAATACGTCTTCATTATTTGGTAAAACACATCATATTAATGTGATAACATGACCAACCACAGGTTCCAGTTAAAGTTTGGCTGAAGGATTCTGGCACCAATATGTCATTTCACTGGTTGAGCACAGTTGAAGACGGCTTCCAGGTGAGCATCTGATCCAGATTTGATTTTCCTCTTTGTCTGAGATGGATTTcacttatgtatttatttatttctctaaaCCATACCTTGTTTGCAAACCCCCTACCCCCAGTTTGAATATCCAGGAGGAACAGATGCAGATGAGGTTTCTGAGACTAAACAGCAGATTCTCCACTCAGACCATCACTTACTCCTGTGAGCAAGGAGTTATACAGAGCCTCAGAGAGACTCGCAGACAGAGTTACCTGGGAGCACTGCGAGACTGTGTGGTAAGTAATAGTGATGATGATGGAGGttcatgaataaagaaaacaggacATTTACACCTTCAGGAAGCCTTGTTTTAAACACTTACTCATTTAAACTTCCTGCAGTATTTCTCTCTCCATCGACAGCAGAAAGATGTTACTGGTAACACTATTTTTTCTCAAATGGTAAATTCtcaaataatgacttaatttaCTTTAAATTCAAGCCTTTATCTGCAACAGATATGAATTACAAACACAGCTTTATTTATAATCcctctgtttatttattaataacaagcGTCTGTTGGCTTATCTGTTGTTTGCTGATAATGAAACCTCGACATCTTCTCCATGTTTACTGTCCTGAATCTGTCTTCATAAATTCAGTATGCTGTAATGTATATTTCCACAGCACTGCAGTACAGGTACAACAAAAGACTCATGTCAAACTCACCACTCTACTactctcactttctcttctcaaacagaaaaacactttgtattCACTTATTAATAAGTCTCTTCCGGTTAGccgttcttttttttattgctaatAGGCTACCATCAATGAAACTCAAAACTTCCTGAACAGATatgtcaaagtaaaagcatcCCAGCGACTCCAAAGGGATAATTCTAACTTTCtgatatcattttaatttgaaacataTGCAGGTAGTGGTGAATTGACTTCTTTGACTGTTGCAGAGACGGTTCAGAAAGGAGAGTTAACTTCCTGTCTATTCACTACGAAGGGAGAATGTGAGCAAACATTATGACCGCCACACAGTCAacaaagtaaatattggacCAATTATTAACAAGCCACATATCCTCCGAATATTCTGACTTTAGAATGGCATTTTTCAgggctgtctctgtctcagcaACACACTCTTGTGAGATCTGTTAACACAGAGCGTTAAGGTTAGCCAAACAGTGTCGAAATGTAAAGCTAATGTTTGTGAACGCCCCAGCTAACTTATTTCTGTAATAATACATATGGCTGTtagctgtgtaaatatctattgttggcaaaagaaaatataaatacatccgctcacactcaggagacaggaagtgtgtagGATTTCACACCACTGCCGCAGCTTATAATGATCTTTTTTAGAGATCATCTTTGACCATGCTTAAAGGCATAATGAGCAGGATTTttctaaaaacaatgtttaaactCAAAATCATTTATGACCCAATagcagtgtgtggcagtgtctgtatctgcagataCCTTGTAGACCTCTGCCTGGATTTTTGTAATTTGCTGTGTTTTGGACATTTCTGGGTATTAACCTCTAAAAGAAATGTTGTGAGCAGATGCCAGATCATAAGCATGCACCCAAGAGGAAGCTACGAAAATACTGCacccaaaaataaaaacactatttcTATTATAGTACAGGTCCACCTCTCAATGGTGGTCAATTTACCCTGCATTTACTTGGTCTTTCTATGTCTGTGCTAGCCACACCTCTGACTATGAATACAGGcgttatttgaaaatgtatgaaatgaataatttaaaacataatgaCTCTGACATTGCACACAAAATCACCTCACAGTGACATTCAAGAAAACAGGTCAGgggatcactaaagtcattaTGATTATTTGTCTGTGGGAACTATGAATATCAGTACAAAATTCCAATCcaatgttgagatatttcacaggataAGTACAGTTGACGGGCTTAGCGGTTAGTGACGTATTAGGAATTTTCAAATTCATAACTTATGAGTCGCAGCCAATGGGTTTTCAGGGCGCACGCGCTGAAGGCTGCACGTCGGGAAATGGAGTTTCAACCCCACCATATTTATCATTAATTTAACCCGATTGTTAAATACACCAGTAACAAAATGGACATGTGATTAGGGGATGGGGATGTTGGTCATTCTAAGAGCTAACAAAGTGTTGCCATTTCTTTGTCCCACAGTTTTGGGAGGTGATCAGTGATGAGCACGGTATCGACCCAACTGGTACATACCATGGTGAAGGTGACCTGCAGCTGGACAGGATCAATGTCTACTACCATGAAGCCTCGGGTAAGTTTGATGAAACTCTCATTTAAATTGTACTTGCGTTTACTGCAAGTTCATGTTCCCTTACCTCTATCCTGCTGTTTCTAGGTGGTAAATATGTGCTCTGTGCTGTGCTGGTTCATCTGGAGACAGGCACCATGGAGTCTGTGAGGTCTGGGCCTTTCGGCCAGGTCTTCAGACCAGACAACTTTGTGTTCGGTAAGTAATATTTTGAGGACTTCTGACAAAGGGTGAATTCGTTATGCTGTTTCTGTGAAGCTAATTTGTCTTACAGGCCAGAGTGGTGCTGGCAACAACTGGGCCAAGGGTCACTACACCGAGGGTGCAGAGCTGGTGGACGCTGTCCTCGATGTGGTGAGGAAGGAGGCAGAGAGCTGCGACTACCTTTAGGGCTTCCAGCTCACACACTTCCTGGGTGGTGGTACAGGCTCTGGTATGGGCACACTGCTTATCAGCAAAATCCGCGAAGAGTACCCCGACCGCATCATGAACACCTTCAGTGTGGTGCTTTCCCCAAAAGTATCAGACACAGTTGTTGAGCCCTACAATGCCACACTATCAGTCCACCAGCTTGTAGAAAACACAGATGAGACCTTCTGCATCAACAATGAAGCCCTGTATGACATCTGTTTCCGCACCCTTAAACTCACAACCCCCTCATATGGTGACCTTAACCACTTGGTCTCGGCCACCATGAGCGGCGTCACCACCTGCCTCAGGTTCCCTGGACAACTTAACGCTGACCTGCGTAAGCTTGCTGTAAACATGGTGCCATTTCCCCGTCTGCACTTCTTCATGCCAGGCTTTGCTCCCCTCACAAGCAGAGGCAGCCAGCAGTACAGGTCACTCACTGTGCCAGAGCTCACCCAGCAGATGTTTGATGCCAGGAACATGATGGCTGCCTGCAACCTACGCCATGGCCGCTATCTGTCAGTGGCTTCCATCTTCCGTGGCCGCATGTCAATGAAGGAAGTGGACGAGCAGATGCTGAATGTACAGAACAAGAACAGCAGCCACTTTGTTGAATGGATCCCCAACAACGTGAAGACCGCTGTCTGCGACATTCCTCCCCGTGGTCTCAAGATGGCTGCTACCTTTATCGGCAACAGCTCGGCTATCCAGGAGCTGTTCAAGCATATCTCTGAGCAGTTCACAGCCATGTTCAGGCGCAAAGCTTTCCTCCGCTGGTACACTAATGAGGGTTGGGATGAGATGGAGTTCACCGAGGCAGAGAGCAACATGAACGACTTGGTGTCCGAGTACCAGCAGTACCAGCAGTACCAGCAGTACCAGGATGCCACtgctgaggaggagggagagtttGAGGACGAGGGGGTGGAAGAGCTGGCCTAAATCTATCATTTGCCAACGTTCTGCTGTCAAATCGTTacagtaaaatgtaatgttCAAAGTCCTTTCCAgttttcagtgttcagtgttctgTCTGCTGTTCATGTTAATAAAAGTTCTTCTGCATATTTGAAGTTGTCCTTCCTGGTTTTGATGACCTGTATGATAACTGGCTTGATGGTGTATAGGTAAATATAATTTGGGCTATGGTGTTAGAGCAGATTCACTACTATATATAAAGTGTAGCTTTGCCAGAAACAAGATTTTCTGAGTGCAGGTAAATGCTTCCTTAAAAAGGAGTTGATTTATCTAATACATAATATTGTGCAAGTAACAAGTCATTTAATGGGGTACTGTGATTGTTTCCAAATGTTAATACatgtattaataaaaacataattgacTGACATGCCGTACATACCACTGCCCTGTAAACTAAAAATCAATGTCGTTGTGCTGCACAAGAAAAAACGTTATCCCTCGTGACTATTCAAACTCCTTAAAAGTTATTTGCTTCCTAGGCTACATATTTTATCAACAGAACATTGGTTATGATATGCATGCAACTTTAGTTCCTACAGAATTGAGATGCACTGTAAATGATCTGTGCTGACATTTCCATATGTTTGTTAGCTCACTAGGTGGCAGTGTTGGCTAAGCCTTTCCCACAAGAAGTGGAGGATGCTTATGGCCAACGCCAGCAGATTCCAACAGCACTCTTTCTTCACCTGGCCCTCCAAGCCCTGCTTCTCTCCAAAGCGTGACACAAAGCCACTGTCAGAAACATAAGATGCAagtttcaaatgaaatgataCACTTCATGATTTCAGTACGCTACATACAGTGATAATAGGATGTCTTGTTCAAAAGATACGTCATTATGTGGCCAATTAAACAGTATCCTCCCTTTTAAATGCAGTAAGACCATTCACATATCAACAGAATATTTAAAGAAGCAGTTTGTCAGAAAATGTGGGTTTATTTAGTTTGCATTCGTTTTTCgtggtccatccatccatccatcgtctaccgcttatccggggtcgggtcggggtggcagcagctccagtaaggaaccccaatcttcccttctccgggccacatcctccagctccgactgggggatcccgaggctttcccaggccagtgaagagatataatctctccaccgagtcctgggtcttccccggggtctcctcccagctggatgtgcctggaacacctccctagggaggcgcccaggtggcatccttactagatacccaaaccacctcaactggctcctttcaacgtaaaggagcagcggctcacggatggctgagcttctcaccctatctctaagggagacgccagccacccgtctgagaaaacccatttcggccgcttgtaccttgatctcgttctttcggtcatgacccagccttcaagaccataggtgagggtaggaacgaagatcgaccggtagattgagagctttgccttctggctcagctctcttttcgtcacaatggtaaagcgactgcagtaccgcccccgctgctccgattctccagccaatctctcgctccatcgtcccctcactcgcgaacaagaccccgaggtacttgaactccttcacttggggtaagggctcattccctgagtaggcaatccaccggtttcctgctgagagccatggcctcagattttgaggtgctgatcctcatcccacactcggctgcgaaccgatccagtgactgttgaaggtcacagaccgatgctgccataaggaccacatcatctgcaaagagcagcgatgacatcctcaggtcaccgaactgcaacccctctcctccacgactacgcctcgatatcctgtccatgaaaatcatgaacaggattggtgataaagcgcagccctggcggaggccaacattcactgggaacgagtccgacttattgccgagtatccggacacaactttcgctttgggcgtacagggattggatggccctcagaagtgaccccctcaccccatactcccgcagagTGAaaagttggtctgttgttccacgaccaggacggaatccgcattgttcctcttcaatcagaggttcgactaccggccgaaccctcctttccagtaccttggagtagactttaccagggaggctgagaagtgtgatacctctgtagttggcacacactctctggtccccctttttaaataggggaaccaccaccccggtctaccactccctaggcactgtcccagacttccaagcaatgttgacgaggcgtgtcaaccaagacagcccctcaacacccaaagcagCATTTCTGatcggatctcatcaaccccagcggctttgccactgtggaatTGTTTGACCACCTCAGTGACTTctgtcagggaaattgacgatgatcccccatcagcttccagctctgcctctaccatagagggtgtgttagtcagattcaggagttcctcaaagtgctccttccaccgcccgataaccttctcagtcaaagtcagcagggtcccacccttgctgtacacagcttggatgatTCCCCGCTTctccctcctgaggtgccggatggctttccagaagcaccttggtgccaaccgaaagtccttctccatggcttctctgaacttctcccacacccgctgctttgtcTGTctcccttctagtccttcggtaccctgcaactgtttctggagtcctcccggataacataacccggaaggactccttcttcagtcggacggcttccctgaccactggggtccaccacggtgttcgagggttaccgccccttaaGGCACCTAAGActttgagaccacagctcatcaccgcagcttcagcaatagaggttttgaacatcgcccacacaggttcaatgcccccaacctcgaCAGGGATGTCTCAAAAGCTccgctggaggtgtgagttgaagatctccaggacaggggcttcctccagacgttcccagttcacccgcactattagtttgggcttaccaggtctgtccagaatATTCCACCgtcccttgatccaactcaccaccagatggtgatcagttgacagctccgtccctctcttcacccgagtgtccaaaacatgcggcctcagatcagatgatacgattacaaaatcgaccattgacctttggcctagggtgctctggtaccacgtacacttatgagcatccttatgttcgaacatgccgtttgttatggccattccatgactagcacagaagtccaacaacaaacgaccgttcgggtttagatcagggaggccgttcctcccaatcacgcctctccaggtgtctccatcgtttcccaagtgtgcattgaagtctcccagcaagactacggcgtcccctactggagccccctgcagggctccattcagggtctccaagaaggccgaatactgcacaaacaacagtcagagttttcccccccataacccgaaggcatagggaggcgaccctctcttccactggggtaaactccaacgtagcggcgctcagccaggggctagtgagtatccccaccccggcccgacgcctcacaccttgggcaactccggagaagaatagagtccaacccctatccaggagtacggttccagagccaagactgtgcgtggaggtaagccccaccagatccaactggtagcgatccacctcccgcactagttccggctccttcccccacagagaggtgacgttccacgtccccagagccagcctctgctgcccgggtctggtccgtcgaggtccctgaccatcactgccacccgtgtgacagcgcacccgaccccagttgggcccacaggatggatggaggcaccacgtagcttcttcgggctgtgcccgactgggctccgtggcaaacctggCCACCAGGTGCTTGCTGTCGGGCCCTctctctgggcctggctccagatggtGGCCCCGGgattcctccgggcagggtcgtttttgaaccattcttagtctggcccctcgcctgagaccaatttgccttgggaggccctaccaggagcactaggctccagacaacacagctctcaggttcatagggacacacaaacctctccaccacgataaggtgatggttcccagagaggttttCGTGGTCAATTTTATAAttgcaaatgtgtttgaaaaTATCACTAAATTACACTTGTGTGCTCAATTAAAGCacaatgtaaaatgaaatgacCGAAGCCTTAATGTGGCATGTTTACTATATCTTGAAGGGACACTATCTTCCAAATCTCTAGTTTTATAAACTTAATTGCAATGCTTAAATGATTCATATTCCTAAATAAATGtctattttattcaaatgatcACTAACTCactgacagagaaaacagaggtaGGAGCCCACCAAACACTGGGCAAATATAATGAAGCTTCAATGTGTAGTCTGCCGTGTGCATTGtacacaaataattaaataatgtaaatacgTATAAGCCACTATTAGTCTGATAATTATTAATTTGAAAAAAGCGATATCAGTATTAGCAGGCACTGTACTGATAACGAGCTGTTTTAATATTGATGCACTTATTTTTTATGCGTGGGAATACTACAAATGGCACTACATTGACCCTTCTGTCACAATATGTGGACCTTAATAATTCGTAATTGTCATCATTTACCGCTAATCtcattactgcaactcattgttatcaggttgtcccaaaaagtcgcttaagactcttcagttgatccaaaatgcagcggcacgtgtattgactagaacaaggaaacgggatcatattactcctgtattagctgcactgcactggctcccggtaaaatacagaatagaattcaaaatccttctcctgacttacaaatcaattaatggtcaggctccagcatatcttaaagatctcatagtaccttataaaccaactagagcattacgctcccagactgcagggttacttgtggttcctagagtctctaagagtacaatgggagccagagccttcagctatcaagctcctctccagtggaaccagcttccagtttgtgttcgggaggcagacacactctccacatttaagagtatgctaaagactttcctttttgataaagcttatagttagggctggctcaggtttgccctggatcagcccctagttatgctgctataggcttagactgccgggggacacctccctgctctcttccttctcttctcccctccctctctcttcttctccctctctatctgtatgcatttatgtaaatgtatgttactaactcaccatccagggtatcatccctggagtgtctgtctctcatgtggcaggttgccactgatacagtttacgtcaggatcatgaatcgtgacagcgcctgctgacctggtcctgctggacaccgggaagccttattgacattttcctggattcatccatactttctatttcttttttttccaacacaacataatttctgtcaaatgttgtatttgtactatgttgtttatcctgtacacacgacatctattgcacgtctgtccgtcctgggagagggatccctcctcagttgctctccctgaggttttttccattttttccccctttaattttggggtttcttttaggacgtttttccttgtgcgatgcgagggtctaaggacagaggatgtcgtaacctgtacagtctgtaaagcacactgagacaaatgtataatttgtgatattgggctatacaaataaatttgatttgattttgatttaaacatttttggaaaacatACTGAGTGTTTTAGAATGACTAAAAAAGaaagctttgttttaatgtatttgttatgaaACATTGCCATTCAGAGATCAAAGTAGGCTCCCCTGTACAAGCTGGTGTTTACGATATTTCGAGGACGTCACTGAAGGCAGCATGGTTGTACCGCCACACATTTGTTGTCAGTGAGCAACATGACAGCCTTAGCTACACGTTGAtgatatgtttttgtattgtcTGTGTAACGGTTATAAAACGAGGACTAACGGCTGCGCGGTTTTCGGTAAGAGTATCGGTGAAGTG from Cottoperca gobio chromosome 9, fCotGob3.1, whole genome shotgun sequence includes:
- the LOC115013304 gene encoding tubulin beta chain-like, which produces MGTLLISKIREEYPDRIMNTFSVVLSPKVSDTVVEPYNATLSVHQLVENTDETFCINNEALYDICFRTLKLTTPSYGDLNHLVSATMSGVTTCLRFPGQLNADLRKLAVNMVPFPRLHFFMPGFAPLTSRGSQQYRSLTVPELTQQMFDARNMMAACNLRHGRYLSVASIFRGRMSMKEVDEQMLNVQNKNSSHFVEWIPNNVKTAVCDIPPRGLKMAATFIGNSSAIQELFKHISEQFTAMFRRKAFLRWYTNEGWDEMEFTEAESNMNDLVSEYQQYQQYQQYQDATAEEEGEFEDEGVEELA